TTTGCTGAAGGCCGCCGGATTGCGGGACTTGTGCGTTGCGGACGACCTTGCCGGCCATGGTCGCTCGGTTTTTGCAGCACGGTAAAAAAGTGTTGGAAAGAAACCGCAACCCGGATAGGGTTGCGCCGTCGAGCGTTCCGCAATGAGGCCGGCGTTGAGCTTGTCGCTCCGTCTCCCTCACTCGGCGCCTACCGATCCCGTCATCGTCGGCCATCGGCTTGCGAGGAATCCGGTCAGCCGGGCAGATCGTTTTTGTGAAAAACACCCATAAGACCTTGAGAAGGCGGAAGCAGTGAATCCCAATCCGAAGCAACGTTCACGGGGCCGTGGCAACAACGGCGGCAATCCCAATCGCATCAACCATGGCGGCGGCGGCCATGGCGGGGGGCACAGCGGTGGCCATAGTGGTGGCGGCGGCGGCGGTGGTAACCACGTCCGCAATATCAATGTGCGCAGCCAGGTGTTCGATTCCAACGGCCCCGAGGGCCGGATTCGCGGCAACGCCCATCAGGTGATGGAAAAGTATCTGGGCCTGGCCCGTGACGCCGCCAGCCAGGGCGACCGTCATGCCGCCGAGAATTTCTATCAGCATGCGGAACATTATTTCCGTCTGATCAACGCCTATAACCAGAATAACGGCCAACGCCGTCCGCAAAACCTGCCGACCCCGGCCGAGGATCAGGCCGAAATGCCGCCCGAGGACGAGGATGGCGAAGGTCAATCCCAACAGGGGCAGCAGCGCGACGACCAGCAGGGCGGCGACCAGGGCCAGGACCAAGCCGGCGACCAGGGCGAAGACCGTGCACCGCGCTATGCCGACGAGGACCGTCCGCGCCGCGAGCCGCGCCAACGGCGCGAACCGCGCGAGCCGCGTGAACCCCGCGAGCCGCGCGAACAACGCCAGCCGGCCCCGGTGGAAGCAGTCGAAGCCCCCGTCCCCGCCGCCGTCGCCGTGGCTGAACCGGTGGCCGCCAGCGCGACCGAAGAAGACGCCCCGGCCCGCCCGGTGCGTCGGCGTGTTCGCCGCCCGGCTGCCGAAGCCGCCGCCGAGCCGGCTCCGACCCAAGGTGACGCTGAACCGGTTCTGATCTGAT
This is a stretch of genomic DNA from Magnetospirillum gryphiswaldense MSR-1 v2. It encodes these proteins:
- a CDS encoding DUF4167 domain-containing protein codes for the protein MNPNPKQRSRGRGNNGGNPNRINHGGGGHGGGHSGGHSGGGGGGGNHVRNINVRSQVFDSNGPEGRIRGNAHQVMEKYLGLARDAASQGDRHAAENFYQHAEHYFRLINAYNQNNGQRRPQNLPTPAEDQAEMPPEDEDGEGQSQQGQQRDDQQGGDQGQDQAGDQGEDRAPRYADEDRPRREPRQRREPREPREPREPREQRQPAPVEAVEAPVPAAVAVAEPVAASATEEDAPARPVRRRVRRPAAEAAAEPAPTQGDAEPVLI